CCCACCTGCCCCGCAATCGCCCCGCAATCGCCAAAAGTGGCTGCCCTGACACATCACTCCCCCAAGCTGCACCTGACCGCCGGTCGTGGCTTTGCCTTGCACGAAAGCCGCCACGCGGGATTCCGGCGCGAATGGCATACGCACGACTGCAGCATGCTGCTGTGGACGCGCGCCGGCCGCCTGCGCAGCGTGTGGGAAAACCAGCCCGACGCGCAGCATCCCGGCCCGGTGGCGACCACGCTGGTACGCGGCGGCGCCGTCCTGCTGCCGGCGTCGACGCGCCATTTCACCACGGCGGAAGCCGGCCGCCAGCATCACGGCGAACTCTACCTGGCCCCCGACAGGCTGCACGGCCCCGCACCGTACGGCGCGCTGCGGCTCGACGGCGCTGCGCTGGCGATGCTCGAAGCGCTGCTGACGCCCGGCCTTGCGCCTGCCAGCGCGGAACTGCTGGTGCGCGCCATCGTCGGCCAGGTCATGGCCAGCCCGCTGCTAGCGCTGCCGCAGGAGCCCGCCTCGCTCGCGCTCCGGCTGGTGCGATGCTTCAGCGCGGCGCTGGAGCGCGACCAGGCGCTTCCGTCGATCGATGCCGCGGCCTGCACCCTGGGCGTCTCGGCGCGGCAGCTGCAGCGCGCCTGCCAGCTGGAGTTCGGCGCCAGCCCGGTCGCGGTCCGCCGGCGCGTGCTCGCGGCGCATGCGCGCAGCCTGCTGGCCGCAGGGTTGCCGTTGTCCCGCGTCAGCGAGCGCCTGGGCTTTGCCAGCAGTGGCCATCTCGCACGCCTGCTGCGCGAGGTGCCGCCAGCCGGCTGAGCACACTGGCCGGGGGCTTACCTGCCATTCAGGCCAGGGAGGCCATTCAGGCCAGGCAGGCTTCCAGTTCGATCTCGATCCAGGCACAGTCCGGCAGGCTTGCCACACCCACCGCGGTGCGAGCGGGGAGCGCCTGCGCGGGGAAGGCCAGTGCCAGCACGGCGGAGGCGCTGTCGACCACCAACGAATGCCGGGTGAAATCGCCGTGCGCGCGCACGAAGCCGCGCAGCCGCGTAACCTGCCGCACTGCCGCCAGCTGGCCGCCGGCGGCTGTACGCAACGCGGCCAGCGCGTTCAGCATCGCCACCTCGGCGGCCCGGCGAGCGCCCGGGATATCGGCTTCAGTGGCGCAGCAGCCGGCCAAGGCAACGCCGTCGCGTCGCGGCGTCTGGCCGCTGATGCTGATGCGCCCGTCGATCACGCAGGCCGGGGCGTAGCTGCCGCGCGGCACGGGCGCGGGCGGCAGCACAAAGCCCGCGGCCGCGAGCCGGCCTTCCGGCGTCGTGGCACTCATGGCTGGCTCCATTGCACCGCGCCGCTGAGCCAGCAGCCCTGCGCGGTGCCGTCGGCGGCCACGCGCGGTGCCACCACGATCTCCGACGGGCGGCCCATGGTTTCACCCTGCCGTACCGCCAGCACTGGCGCGACACCCCGAGAATTGCCGGCAAGGTGACCCCACAGCGCAGCCGCGGCAATACCGGTGGCGGCATCCTCCGGGTAGCCGGAAGAGCGGGGAAACTGCCGTGCATGCACCGCCCGCGTGGCCGGCGGCGTTGCCGGGTCGCCCGTTGCCGCGTCCGCGTACGGATACAGCCCGGTGGACCCGATCGCATCGCACAACGCCGCCATCCGTGCGAAGTCCGGCCGCAACGCGGCCAGCGCCGCCACGTCCGGCATCGCCACCAGTGTCTTGACGCGGCTGGTGCAGGCGTTGGTCATGGCAATGCCTGCACCATCGCCGGGCAGGCCCAGCACCGCGGCGACCGCCCGGCGCTGGGCCGCATCCAGCGCGCTCGCCTGCACCGGCGGCTGCGAAATCCACACCCGTTGCGCCGCGTCGTCCCAGCGCGCCGTCACGCTGCCGCTCAGCGTCTCGATGCGCGCGGCCGGCGTGGTCCAGCGGCCCCACTGCCGCAACGCCCACAACGCGCCCACCGTGGCATGGCCGCACATTTCCATCTCGTGCCGCGGCACGAAAAAGCGCAGGCGCAGGTCCGCCCCATCGGCCGACGGCGGCAGCACAAAGGCGGATTCATGGCCGTGGCGCGCCGCAACCTGCTGCATGTCCGTCTCGGACATGCCTTGCGCATCGGCCACCAGCGGCACCGGATTGCCGCCGCCGGGGCCGCGCACGAATACGTCGATCAGCGCGACGCGGCCGCGCGCTGGCATGGTGTGTCGCTGTGGCTTATTCAATCGTCGCTCCCACGGACCGGGCAGTCGCGCCCCAGTAAGACAGGTCGTGCTGCACGGCGGCCAGCATCTCGGCAGGTGTGCCCGGCCGCGCCGTCACGCCCTTGTCCGCAAGTTCGCGGATAGTGTCCTTGTCCGCCAGCACCTGGTTGAGCACGTGGTTCATGCGCGCGATCACCGGCGCCGGCGTCCCGCGCGGAAACGCCAGTCCATACCAGAGCTGTTGCGCGAAGCCCGGCACCCCCTGGCTGGCGAAGGTCGGCACGTTGGGCAGCAGCGGCGTTGGCGCGGTCGTCGCGACGGCAACCAGCTTGTTGGCGCGGAGGTACGGCACAAGTCCCGCCGGGTTGTCGAACATCAGCTGCACCTGGCCGCCGATGAGGTCGGTATAGGCGGGCGCTGCGCCGCGATACGGCACATGCGTGAGCGGCACTTTGGACAACGCCTGGAATTGCACCCCGATCAGGTGCGATACCGTGCCCACGCCAACCGAGGCAAAGCTGTGCTGCGCGAGCTTGTCGTGGCGCAGCCGGTCGAGCAGCGTCTTCACGTCAGGTGCCTGCAGTGCGCGATTGACTGCGAGCACATAAGGCGACGTGCCGATAAAGCCAGCGTAGGCAAAGTCGGTGGCGGGCTTGTACGGCAGCCTGGGATAGACGCTGGCGCTGACAGCGTGCGTGCTGGTCGTCGCCACGCCCACCACGTAGCCGTCCGGCGCGGCACGCGCCACGAACGTCGAGCCGATGGTGCCGCCCGCGCCACCGCGGTTGTCGATCACCACAGGCTGGCCAAGCGCCGCCTGCAGCTTGGGCTGGATGGTGCGGACCAGCAGGTCGGTGCCGCCGCCGGCCGGAAACGGCACCACCAGCGTGACCGGCTTGGTGGGCCAGTCCTGGGCGACGGCGGCGCCGGCTGGAACCAGGCAAAGCGCCCCGAGGATGCAGGCGGACAGATGGGGCACGAAGGGTGGCAGGGTTGCCATGGCGCGTTCTCCTTGACTCGAACGGCTTGAGTCTAGGGACGGGGCACCCTGCGGCCAAACCGGCAGGCGACAGGTCTTGATCCGAAATCGGACAACGGCAATTGCCGCCCCGCCATGCCGCCGCGCCACTGGGGTAGCATGGGACCGCCCGATACCCACGGACACGACCATGCTGACCAAGGCTCTCCTCGCATTCCTCCTGATGGCGCTTTGCGTATCGATCCACGCGATCGGCATCATGGCGGCGTTTCACTGGCTCAAGTGGCGGATCCCGGCGGGGCCACGCTACTTCTGGCGCGCCACGCACGCGCTGATCAGCCTGGCGGCGTGCACGATCCTGCTGCACCTGCTGCAGATCGTGGCATGGGGCCTGTTCTACTACTGGCGCGCAGGGTTGCCCGACCTGCATACGGCGCTCTACTTCAGCGCCGTGACGTACACCACCACCGGCTATGGCGACGTGGTGCTGCCGCAGGAATGGCGGCTGGTGGGAGGCGTCGAAGCGCTGACCGGGATCCTGATGTGCGGCCTGTCGACCGGCCTGTACTTTGCGTTCTTTTCCAGGGTGGTGAGCAAGGTGCTGCGCAAGGGGGACGACGAAGGCCCCGCACAAGGCGGGGCCGCACAGGGCTGACCAAGCCCACCGGTGGGCGTGTGGCTCAGCGGGCCGCCGAGGCGGTCAGCCAGCCTTCTTCGGTGCTCGCGGCCGCGACCTGACTGGCGATCGAATTGCCCAGGCGCGTCGCATCGGCGGAGATCGAGTCATGCGTCATTTCCGTGGCGCCGTGCACACCGGCACCACCGGCAGCCGCCATCGCCACGTGCCCGGCCGCGGCACCGATGCCGGCGGTTTCGGCCACGCCCGGGATATGGCCGCTGTCGGCGTTGGCGACAAAGCTCTGCAGCGGGACCGGGGCGCCATTGGCGGGCTTGTACGAGATGCGCACGTCGGCGCCGACTTCGCTCTTGCCGGCACCCAGGCCGATGAGCAGACGGCGGCGGCCGCTGCCTTCGTCGATCTTGCGGAAATCGCCTTCGACGATCAGTGCGTTGGCACCCGCCGGCGCCGGGGCATCGGAACGCACGGCGTTGAGGCCCATGCCGCGCAGTTGGCGGACGATCTCGTTGGCGACCTGATCGCGCGCTTCGGCTGCGGTCTGGCCTTGCGCATTGGCCGACGAGCCGCCGGCGGCCATCATCTTGACCTTCTGCGCCAGGCCACCGTCAAGCTTCACCTGCCCGGCATCGGCGTCGAACGCGTGGACATAGATCACGTCGGCGTGCACGGCCTGCGTCAGGCCCATCTGGTTGATGCCGGTGACAGCGGCGTTGGCGTAGCCGGCGCCGAGCATGGCGGTGGCGGCGAGTGCGGCGATGGTCAGGCGCTTGGTTTGCTTGGCGATGGTCTGGAGAGCGTTGCGCATATTCGGTTCCTTCAGGTTGGCAGGTCGTTGCCGGTCGGTAGTGGAAAGCTGTCGCCGACATCGTTGCACCAGGAGATCGCAAACCATCGGGAGCTTCTTGTCGCGCTGCCTGCTTCGGTGTTTCCGTGTCTGGCCTCGCGGTGACGGAAGTATGGAAAAAACCCGCGCGCAGCGCCATCTGGGAATTATTTCGCGCCATGTCACGGCGCCGGGGGACGAGGTGGTGCCCGCGCTACGCCGCCGGTGCCTGCAGCGGCAGCGCCACCACTGCTTCGAGCCCGCCGCCATCGCGCGGGCGGAACTGCAGCGAGCCGCCGTGCAGCCGCGCGATGCGGTCGACGATGGCCAGCCCGAGCCCGGTGCCACCAGCGTGGCCGCGCGCGTTGGCGCCGCGGCTGAAAGGCGCCTTGAGCTGCTCCAGCTCGTGCGCGGCGATGCCGGTGCCGCGATCGCCAACGGCCACATAAGCGCACGCGGCATCGCGCCACGTGCGCACGCTGAAGCCCGACTTGCCGTAGACGACAGCGTTCTGCATCAGGTTCATCAGCAGCCGCATCAGGCTGACCGGGCGATAGGGAACCGGCGGCAATTCCGCCAGCGACAGCTCGAACTCATGGCCCAGGCCGGCGAAGTCGGCGGCCAGTTGCGACACCAGGGCGTTGACGTCGCCGGGCTGGGGCTGCTCTTTCTCGCCGCTGCCGGCGTAGTCCATGAACTGCTGCAGGATGGTCTCGATGTGGTCCAGGTAGCCCTCGGCCGAGGCGACGAAGGCATCGTCGGCGCCGCGCGGGATCGACATGGCCATGGCCAGGCGCAATTTGGTCAGCGGCGTGCGGATGTCGTGCGAGACACCCGCGAGCATCAGCGCCCGGGTCTGCTCGGCCTGCTGCAATGCCTGCGTCATCTGGTTGAAGGCGCTGCTGACCTGGGCGATCTCGGTCGGGCCGTCGGTCGGCAGCGGCGGCGGTGTCGAGCCCCCGCAAATGTCCTGCGCTGCACGCGCCAGGTCCTGCAGCGGCCGGTTCAGGTGGCGCTGGATCAGGTAGCCGGTCAGCGCCGCCAGCAGCGCCAGCGCGGTCGACAGCGCCAGCGCCGTGGCAATGCCGCCGGCGCGCACGTCATCGCTGATCGGCAGCCCGATCCAGCGGGGCGCGCCGCCCACATGCATGCGGATCCACAGCTGCTCGGCCTCGCCGGCCTGCCATCGCACCGGCATGTCGGCGGGAAGATGGCGGCGCAGGGCTTCCATGAAGACGTCGCGCTGCCAGGTGCGCAGCAGGTGTTGCAGGTCTGGCGCCGGCTTCTCGGCGGCGTGCGCGGGCTCCTGCGCCTGCGCGCCCATGCGCGTGGCCGTGGCACCGCTGGGATCAAGCGGCATTGCCGCCACCACGCGGTCGAGCGTGCGCACGTAATCGGCAAAGACGATGGCGGCGCGCTCGATGCGCGGGCGCTGGACGTAGTGCAGCAGCACCGTCAGCGAACACGCCTGGGTGATGGCCACCAGCGCCACCAGCAGCAGGATATTGCGCGCCAGCAGCGAGCGTGGCAGCAGGCGCCTGAGCATGGGCGACGACCGCGTCACGAATCCACGCCGGCGACCAGCATGTAGCCGACGCCCCACACGGTCTTGATAAAGCGCGGCTTGGACGGATCGTCTTCGACGATCTGGCGCAGCCGGAGGATCTGCACGTCGATGCTGCGGTCGAGCGCGTCATGGTCGCGCCCACGCGCCCGCGCGAGCAGGTTCTCGCGGCTGACCGCACGGTTCGGCGACGAACCCAGCGCGTGCAGCAGCAGCATCTGCGCCGAATGAACTTCGACCGGCTCGCCACCGCGCATCAGCGTCTGCTGGCCGACATCGAAGGTAAAGTCGCCAAAGCGCAGCCGCTGCGTAGTCACGGTGGGATCGCCGGCCGACATTTTCTGCCGCCGCAACAGCGCGCGGATGCGCGCCACCAGCTCGTCCGGCACGAAGGGCTTGGCAAGGTAGTCGTCGGCGCCCGTTTCCAGGCCGGCGACGCGGTCCATCGGGTCGCCCTTGGCCGTCAGCATCAGGATCGGCAGCGTGTGGCCCTCGGCCCGCAGGCGCTTGCAGATGGTGAGGCCATCCTCGGGCTCCATCATCAGGTCGAGCACCAGCAGGTCATGCGGCTCGCGCTGCAAGTACTTGTCGAGCTGCTTGCCGTCGGCCACCGCGCGCACGCGGAAGCCGTGCCCGGTCAGGAAGCGTTGCAGCATGTTGCGCAGCTCGGCTTCATCGTCGAGCACGACAATCCTGTTCACCTGTTCCATCACGGGTCTCCGGCGATGCCGGCGTGCCGGCTTGCTGTCCCAAACTCGGCGCCAGGCTTGAGCGCATGGCCTCAGCGCGACTGCATCCCGGCACTTTGTGCATAGGCGCCTGCAGAAACAATACACAACATAAGCACTGCAATCATCTTCCTCATGATGGACTCGGTGGGCTGGCCGGTCTTTTTCCGGCGCTCTGCAATGGGTAACCGCCTCGTGGCGCTCAGACCACATGGGCGGGTACCCACACGCCGCCGGCCCAGTGGCCGGGGATCATGACGGCCGGACGGGCCACGTAGACCGCGCGCGGCGCGACATAGATCGTGCGCGGCACCGGTGCGGCGACCACGACGCGGACCGGCGGCGGCGGGGCAACCACGACCTTGGCGGGCGGCGGCACGTACACCGTGGCGGGCGCCGGGGCCGGCACATAGACAGGCACCGGCGGCGGGGGCGGCGGCGTGACCACCACCGGCGGCGTGCTGACCGCCACCGTCGTACCCACCGTACCCACCGTACCGACGGCAGCGACCGTTCCAACCGTTCCGACCGTGGTGACGGTAGTGCCGCCGGTCGTCACCGCCGCGCCGTGGACCACGGTAGTGCCGCCGCCGGTGGTCACGACTCCCGGCGCCACGCTGGTGGCGCTGCCCGAGTGCGTAACGGTGCCGCCCTGCGCGCCGGTCCCGGTGCCGGAGCGGTAGCAGGTCGAGCCGGCGCAGTTGGTGGAAGCGGCGTGCCCGTAGCTATTGCCGTTTGCGCCAGTGACCGTGCCCGACGACGAATACTGGCCCACGCCTTCGCGGGTCACGCTGCCTGAAGTGGTGGCGGTCTGGCCATTGGGGCCGGTCAGGTCGCCACTGTGCGAACAGGTGCCGCCGGCGCAACTGGTGCTGCCGTCGTGCTGCACCGAGCGCCCGTTGGGACCGACGGCGGTGCCGCTGTTGCTGAACTGTCCCGGCGCGGTGCGCGTCACGGTGCCGGTGTTGGTGGCCAGGCCACCATGCGGCCCCTCGATGCCACCGGCGTGCGAGCAGCTGCCGCCGCCGCAGGCGCCGATATGCCCGCTGCTGAACGTGCCGCGCGGCGTATAAGCCGTGCTGTGGCCACCGAATGCGGCAAAAGCGGGCGTGCTGGCCAGGATCACCAGTGCGCCACTGGCGATACCGAGCAGGCGGGGCAGGCGCAGGGAAGAGGCAAGATTGCTGAGGCGTTTCGTCATGGCAGGTCCTTCCGGTTCGTTTCATGCCGCGCTCCGTTGCGCGGCGACGGTCGAACTATAGGAAAGGGGCTGCAGCTTTTCGCGGTAAGAAAAATGTCGCGGTGTTACACCGCCCGCGGCCCGCCGGGCATGACATACGGCGAAATAATTGCCGCATGGCGCCGCACGGGTCCAGCCACTACATTTGCCTCACCGACGCAGCAAGCAGCAACCCGCAAGCCAAGCGTCCCACCTCACCGCACTGGACCCGACATGCACAACCTCGGCAAATTCACCCTCTACGTCACGGCGTTTATCGTGGCGGTCTCCCTGGTCGAAGCCTTCGTGCTGGCACGCAAGGCGAACCGTCAGGGCAAGGCCTATCCCTGGCATGAAGTCGCCCTGTCGCTCGCCGACCTGGTTGGCCGCAAGCTGCTGGCGCTGCTGCCGCTGTCGCTGGCCACGCCGGTGTTCGCGTTTGCCTGGCAGCACCGCCTCTTCACCGTCGAGATCAACAGCGCGCTGGCCGTGCTGCTGCTATTCCTCGGACAAGAGTTCTGCTACTACTGGTACCACCGCGCCTCGCACCGCATCCGCTTCTTCTGGGCGACGCACGCGGTGCACCACTCGCCGAACGAACTGACGCTGGGCACCGCCTATCGCCTTGGCTGGACCGGCAAGATCACGGGCACCGCCATCTTCTTCGCGCCGCTGGTCTTCCTGGGCGTTCGTCCTGAAGTGGTGCTGGCCACGGTGAGCCTGAACCTGCTGTACCAGTTCTGGCTGCACACCACCTGGATCCCCAAGCTGGGCTGGCTCGAATACGTGTTCAACACCCCGTCGGCGCACCGCGTGCACCATGCCTCGAACATCGACTACCTCGATGCGAACTTCGGCGGCGTGCTGATCATCTTCGACCGCCTGTTCGGCACCTATGTGGCAGAGCGTGAAGACGAACCGTGCCGCTACGGCCTGGTCCACCCGACCACCACGCACAACCCGCTGGTCAACCAGTTCGAACACTGGATCGGCCTGGGCAAGGACATGGCCAATGCCGGCAGCCTGCTGAATGCGATTGGCTATCTGGTGATGCCCCCGGGCTGGACGCCGGATGGGTCGGGGGATACCACGGAAAGCCTGCGGCTGCAGGCGCAGGCTGGGGGGAAGGTGGCGGTGGAGATCAGGTAATACCTGATGGATGCAGGTTAAAAAGCGCGGCAAATGCCGCGCTTTGTCTTTGCTACCATCTACGCCCCGCGCGCCGCCGGTTTTGGCCGTTCAGTAAGGCAACCCCACATAATTCTCCGCCAGCACCCGGCACGCCGCTTCCGAACCCACCAGGTAATCGAGCTCGGCCCGCTGCATGCGCAGCGCAAACGGATCCGCATCCGGGAAGCGATGCATCAGCGAAGTCAGCCACCATGAAAAGCGCTCGGCCTTCCAGATGCGGCGCAGGCAGCGCGCCGAATAGGCATCCAGCTCGCGCTTGTCGTCATGCCGGTAGGCGGCGATCAGTCCGTCGGCCAGGGTCAGCACGTCGCTGGCCGCCAGGTTCAGCCCCTTGGCGCCGGTGGGCGGCACGATATGCGCGGCATCGCCGGCCAGGAACAGGTTGCCGAAGCGCATCGGCTCGCTGACAAAGCTGCGCAGCGGCGCGATGCTTTTCTCGATGCTCGCGCCCGTCACCAGCGACTGGGCCGACTGCGGATCGAGGCGGCGGCGCAGTTCGTCCCAGAAGCGTTCATCGGACCAGTCCTCCACACGCTCGCTCGACGGCACCTGCACGTAGTAGCGGCTGCGCGTGCGCGTGCGCATGCTGCACAGCGCAAAGCCGCGTTCGTGGCTGGCGTAGATCAGTTCGTCCGCGACCGGCGGCGTGTCGGAGAGGATGCCAAGCCAGCCGAACGGATAGACGCGCTCGAACAACTGCGTGGCGGTCTGCGGCACGCTCTGGCGGCTGACGCCATGAAAGCCGTCGCAGCCGGCGATGTAGTCGCAGTGGATCTCGTGCGCCACGCCATCCTTGCGGTAACGGACCACCGGCCTCGCGCCATCGAAGTCATGCAGGCTGACCTCCTGCGCGTCATAGACCGTGGTGATGCCCGCTTCCTGCCGTGCCGCCATCAGGTCGCGGGTGACCTCGGTCTGGCCGTAGACGGTCACGCTGCGGCCGACCAGCGCGTGCAGGTCGATGCGATGCCGCTGGCCATCGAATGACAGCTCGATGCCGTCGTGCACCAGCCCTTCCTCATGCAGCCGCGCCGCCACACCCGCGCGCTGCAGCGCATCGACGGTCACGCTCTCGAGGATGCCGGCGCGGATGCGCCCCAGCACGTATTCCGGACTGCGTTGCTCGACGATTATGTTGTCGATGCCCGCCTTGCTGAGCAACTGCCCGAGCAGCAGGCCGGCGGGGCCGGCGCCGATGATGGCAACCTGGGTGCGCATGTCTTGTCTCCTTGTGCATATCGATCTACTGGCGCTAACGATAGTGGCAGCACGCCCGCTACGGAATGGACAGACCGAACCAATGAAAGGACAATCGGAACATCGCTGGTAAACACTGACGCCCCCCGTGAGACCTGTCCCGACCTACTCCCTGTACGGCGTGAATTCTTCCGAGCCGCTGTCCGACCAGCTGCATTTCGAGTCCATTGCCGCGCGCAGCCGCCTGCACGGGTGGGAGATCAAGCCCCACCGGCATGAGCGATTCCTGCAAATTCTGTACATTCATGCGGGTGGCGGCGAAGCCCTGCTCGAAGAGCGCCGCGAGCCGCTGCGCGGCGGCTCGCTGGTGACGATGCCGCCGCGGCACATCCACGGCTTCGTGTTTACGCCAGACACCGATGGCATGGTGGTCACCATGACCGACAGCCACCTGCGCACGCTGCTGGCGGGGGTGCCGGATGCTCTGCCGCTGTTTGAACACCCGCGCCATGACCGCGTGCGGCGCGGCCACGCGCTGGCGGATGCGCTGGCGCTGTTTCGTGGGGAGATGGAGGCAGTGTCCGCCTGGCGCGGGGCGTCGCTGTCGGCGCTGCTGACGCTGGTGCTGATCGGCATTGCGCGGCTGGCCAATGCCGCGGCGCCGGCGGCCGCGCGCAGCAGCAGCCGGCCGGCGCGGCATTTCCAGCACTTCCAGCAACTGCTGGAATCGGATTACCGCGAGCAGAAGGAGATCGGCCACTACGCCGGCGCGATCGGCATCACGCCCACGCAACTCAACCGCGTGTGCCGGCAGGCGTCGGGGCAGTCCGCCCTGCAGATGATCCACGCGCGCGTGCTCGCCGAGGCGCAGCGCGACCTGCTCTTCAGCGACCTGGAGATCAAGCACATCGCGTTGTCGCTCGGCTTCTCCGATGCGGCGTACTTCTCCCGCTTCTTCGCGCGGCTGGTGGGCCAGGCGCCCACGGAGTTCCGGCAATCGGGGCGGGCGCGGCTGCCGACGTTTGCGGTGCAGCCGGCCCGGGAGCCGGCCGGCTGATTGCTCAGGCTGGCCTATCCATCTCGGCGAAGACCTCTTCGGCCAGGTGGAACGCCGAATTCGCCGCCGGCACACCGCAATAGATCGCGGTTTGCAGCAGCACTTCCTTGATCTCGTCGCGCGTGACGCCATTGTTGGCCGCGGCGCGCAGATGCAGCTTCAGTTCTTCCGAACGGTTCAGCGCCACCATCATGGCGATGGTCAGCAGGCTGCGGGTGTGGCGCGGCAGGCCTTCTCGCGTCCAGATCTCACCCCAGGCGTAGCGCGTGATCAGGTTCTGGAACTCCTCGTTGAGCGGCGTCAGCCGCGCCAGCGAGCGATCGACATGCGCGCTGCCGAGCACCTCGCGCCGCACCGAAAGGCCGGCGTCGT
This genomic window from Cupriavidus sp. P-10 contains:
- a CDS encoding sterol desaturase family protein, which produces MHNLGKFTLYVTAFIVAVSLVEAFVLARKANRQGKAYPWHEVALSLADLVGRKLLALLPLSLATPVFAFAWQHRLFTVEINSALAVLLLFLGQEFCYYWYHRASHRIRFFWATHAVHHSPNELTLGTAYRLGWTGKITGTAIFFAPLVFLGVRPEVVLATVSLNLLYQFWLHTTWIPKLGWLEYVFNTPSAHRVHHASNIDYLDANFGGVLIIFDRLFGTYVAEREDEPCRYGLVHPTTTHNPLVNQFEHWIGLGKDMANAGSLLNAIGYLVMPPGWTPDGSGDTTESLRLQAQAGGKVAVEIR
- a CDS encoding response regulator, which produces MEQVNRIVVLDDEAELRNMLQRFLTGHGFRVRAVADGKQLDKYLQREPHDLLVLDLMMEPEDGLTICKRLRAEGHTLPILMLTAKGDPMDRVAGLETGADDYLAKPFVPDELVARIRALLRRQKMSAGDPTVTTQRLRFGDFTFDVGQQTLMRGGEPVEVHSAQMLLLHALGSSPNRAVSRENLLARARGRDHDALDRSIDVQILRLRQIVEDDPSKPRFIKTVWGVGYMLVAGVDS
- a CDS encoding PhzF family phenazine biosynthesis protein; the protein is MPARGRVALIDVFVRGPGGGNPVPLVADAQGMSETDMQQVAARHGHESAFVLPPSADGADLRLRFFVPRHEMEMCGHATVGALWALRQWGRWTTPAARIETLSGSVTARWDDAAQRVWISQPPVQASALDAAQRRAVAAVLGLPGDGAGIAMTNACTSRVKTLVAMPDVAALAALRPDFARMAALCDAIGSTGLYPYADAATGDPATPPATRAVHARQFPRSSGYPEDAATGIAAAALWGHLAGNSRGVAPVLAVRQGETMGRPSEIVVAPRVAADGTAQGCWLSGAVQWSQP
- a CDS encoding AraC family transcriptional regulator is translated as MAALTHHSPKLHLTAGRGFALHESRHAGFRREWHTHDCSMLLWTRAGRLRSVWENQPDAQHPGPVATTLVRGGAVLLPASTRHFTTAEAGRQHHGELYLAPDRLHGPAPYGALRLDGAALAMLEALLTPGLAPASAELLVRAIVGQVMASPLLALPQEPASLALRLVRCFSAALERDQALPSIDAAACTLGVSARQLQRACQLEFGASPVAVRRRVLAAHARSLLAAGLPLSRVSERLGFASSGHLARLLREVPPAG
- a CDS encoding RidA family protein gives rise to the protein MSATTPEGRLAAAGFVLPPAPVPRGSYAPACVIDGRISISGQTPRRDGVALAGCCATEADIPGARRAAEVAMLNALAALRTAAGGQLAAVRQVTRLRGFVRAHGDFTRHSLVVDSASAVLALAFPAQALPARTAVGVASLPDCAWIEIELEACLA
- a CDS encoding helix-turn-helix domain-containing protein, producing MRPVPTYSLYGVNSSEPLSDQLHFESIAARSRLHGWEIKPHRHERFLQILYIHAGGGEALLEERREPLRGGSLVTMPPRHIHGFVFTPDTDGMVVTMTDSHLRTLLAGVPDALPLFEHPRHDRVRRGHALADALALFRGEMEAVSAWRGASLSALLTLVLIGIARLANAAAPAAARSSSRPARHFQHFQQLLESDYREQKEIGHYAGAIGITPTQLNRVCRQASGQSALQMIHARVLAEAQRDLLFSDLEIKHIALSLGFSDAAYFSRFFARLVGQAPTEFRQSGRARLPTFAVQPAREPAG
- a CDS encoding potassium channel family protein; translation: MLTKALLAFLLMALCVSIHAIGIMAAFHWLKWRIPAGPRYFWRATHALISLAACTILLHLLQIVAWGLFYYWRAGLPDLHTALYFSAVTYTTTGYGDVVLPQEWRLVGGVEALTGILMCGLSTGLYFAFFSRVVSKVLRKGDDEGPAQGGAAQG
- the pobA gene encoding 4-hydroxybenzoate 3-monooxygenase, which gives rise to MRTQVAIIGAGPAGLLLGQLLSKAGIDNIIVEQRSPEYVLGRIRAGILESVTVDALQRAGVAARLHEEGLVHDGIELSFDGQRHRIDLHALVGRSVTVYGQTEVTRDLMAARQEAGITTVYDAQEVSLHDFDGARPVVRYRKDGVAHEIHCDYIAGCDGFHGVSRQSVPQTATQLFERVYPFGWLGILSDTPPVADELIYASHERGFALCSMRTRTRSRYYVQVPSSERVEDWSDERFWDELRRRLDPQSAQSLVTGASIEKSIAPLRSFVSEPMRFGNLFLAGDAAHIVPPTGAKGLNLAASDVLTLADGLIAAYRHDDKRELDAYSARCLRRIWKAERFSWWLTSLMHRFPDADPFALRMQRAELDYLVGSEAACRVLAENYVGLPY
- a CDS encoding ATP-binding protein; the protein is MLRRLLPRSLLARNILLLVALVAITQACSLTVLLHYVQRPRIERAAIVFADYVRTLDRVVAAMPLDPSGATATRMGAQAQEPAHAAEKPAPDLQHLLRTWQRDVFMEALRRHLPADMPVRWQAGEAEQLWIRMHVGGAPRWIGLPISDDVRAGGIATALALSTALALLAALTGYLIQRHLNRPLQDLARAAQDICGGSTPPPLPTDGPTEIAQVSSAFNQMTQALQQAEQTRALMLAGVSHDIRTPLTKLRLAMAMSIPRGADDAFVASAEGYLDHIETILQQFMDYAGSGEKEQPQPGDVNALVSQLAADFAGLGHEFELSLAELPPVPYRPVSLMRLLMNLMQNAVVYGKSGFSVRTWRDAACAYVAVGDRGTGIAAHELEQLKAPFSRGANARGHAGGTGLGLAIVDRIARLHGGSLQFRPRDGGGLEAVVALPLQAPAA
- a CDS encoding DUF4410 domain-containing protein, with the protein product MRNALQTIAKQTKRLTIAALAATAMLGAGYANAAVTGINQMGLTQAVHADVIYVHAFDADAGQVKLDGGLAQKVKMMAAGGSSANAQGQTAAEARDQVANEIVRQLRGMGLNAVRSDAPAPAGANALIVEGDFRKIDEGSGRRRLLIGLGAGKSEVGADVRISYKPANGAPVPLQSFVANADSGHIPGVAETAGIGAAAGHVAMAAAGGAGVHGATEMTHDSISADATRLGNSIASQVAAASTEEGWLTASAAR
- a CDS encoding Bug family tripartite tricarboxylate transporter substrate binding protein, with amino-acid sequence MATLPPFVPHLSACILGALCLVPAGAAVAQDWPTKPVTLVVPFPAGGGTDLLVRTIQPKLQAALGQPVVIDNRGGAGGTIGSTFVARAAPDGYVVGVATTSTHAVSASVYPRLPYKPATDFAYAGFIGTSPYVLAVNRALQAPDVKTLLDRLRHDKLAQHSFASVGVGTVSHLIGVQFQALSKVPLTHVPYRGAAPAYTDLIGGQVQLMFDNPAGLVPYLRANKLVAVATTAPTPLLPNVPTFASQGVPGFAQQLWYGLAFPRGTPAPVIARMNHVLNQVLADKDTIRELADKGVTARPGTPAEMLAAVQHDLSYWGATARSVGATIE